A single window of Kineococcus rhizosphaerae DNA harbors:
- a CDS encoding SCO4848 family membrane protein, translated as MRLSKPVSWFLVLFGVWSWFIWPNFLRNIWNDPRSFDHGAQPFFLVHLVLVVVSLVLGTAIAVIGVRGLRGLRGSARRPGGD; from the coding sequence GTGCGCCTGTCCAAGCCCGTGAGCTGGTTCCTCGTCCTGTTCGGCGTGTGGAGCTGGTTCATCTGGCCGAACTTCCTGCGCAACATCTGGAACGACCCGCGCTCCTTCGACCACGGCGCCCAGCCGTTCTTCCTCGTCCACCTCGTGCTGGTGGTCGTGAGCCTGGTGCTGGGGACGGCCATCGCCGTCATCGGCGTCCGCGGGCTGCGCGGTCTGCGAGGATCGGCGCGCCGCCCCGGCGGCGACTGA
- a CDS encoding TauD/TfdA family dioxygenase — MRRRWELLVSSVFLDSSAVVPTVRELATEERSALAALGSRVSADPVTDPEAFGRQARLLARELPQGLAETLWAFEERGSDSGVLVLRGLDVGDLPPTPPDNTGGVGGRTLLARQQAVVSHALGHMVGYAAEGHGHLLQDMVPNAKLAATQQSQGSRVELEAHTEQCFSALRPDYVVLGCLRGDADAATYAFRALDLLGHVDPTEVMELFRPLWTTLVDESFADFLDTREVRGPFSILSGEIDDPTMLIDQDLMHGITKRAQALLERVLEIYVAHRHAVVLQPGDVLLLDNLRAMHGRSPFTPRFDGTDRFISRGFVVRDLRRSRFARPGGGRVVQASFS, encoded by the coding sequence GTGCGTCGACGATGGGAGCTGCTCGTGTCCTCGGTGTTCCTCGACTCCTCGGCCGTGGTGCCGACCGTCCGTGAACTGGCGACGGAGGAGCGTTCCGCGCTCGCCGCGCTGGGCTCACGGGTGAGCGCCGACCCCGTGACCGACCCCGAGGCCTTCGGCCGCCAGGCCCGGCTCCTGGCCCGCGAGCTGCCGCAGGGCCTGGCCGAGACCCTGTGGGCCTTCGAGGAACGCGGCTCCGACTCCGGCGTCCTCGTCCTGCGCGGTCTCGACGTCGGCGACCTGCCCCCGACGCCGCCGGACAACACCGGCGGCGTCGGCGGGCGCACCCTGCTCGCCCGGCAGCAGGCCGTCGTCAGCCACGCCCTCGGGCACATGGTCGGCTACGCCGCCGAGGGCCACGGGCACCTGCTGCAGGACATGGTCCCCAACGCCAAGCTCGCCGCGACCCAGCAGTCGCAGGGCTCGCGCGTCGAGCTGGAGGCCCACACCGAGCAGTGCTTCTCCGCGCTGCGCCCCGACTACGTCGTCCTCGGCTGCCTGCGCGGCGACGCCGACGCCGCCACCTACGCCTTCCGCGCCCTCGACCTGCTCGGGCACGTCGACCCGACCGAGGTCATGGAGCTGTTCCGGCCGCTGTGGACGACCCTCGTCGACGAGTCGTTCGCCGACTTCCTCGACACCCGCGAGGTGCGCGGCCCGTTCTCGATCCTGTCCGGCGAGATCGACGACCCGACGATGCTCATCGACCAGGACCTCATGCACGGCATCACCAAGCGCGCCCAGGCGCTGCTGGAGCGGGTGCTGGAGATCTACGTCGCCCACCGGCACGCCGTCGTCCTGCAGCCCGGCGACGTGCTGCTGCTGGACAACCTGCGCGCCATGCACGGACGGTCCCCGTTCACCCCGCGCTTCGACGGCACTGACCGGTTCATCTCCCGCGGTTTCGTCGTGCGCGACCTGCGCCGTTCCCGCTTCGCCCGCCCCGGCGGCGGCCGCGTCGTGCAGGCCAGCTTCTCCTGA
- a CDS encoding LacI family DNA-binding transcriptional regulator: MPSPSAPTLSSVAERAGVSRATAGRVLAGYGRVSDAARDAVLRAASELAYVPNQAARSLVTRRAGSVALVVVEPVERFFADSYFPLVLSGAQSQLAEREVQLVLVVLSTERERERFERYARGGHVDGAIMVSVHGPDPLPQHLRDAGIPVVLSGRPYDEASTVPFVSADNVGGARTATRHLLERGCRRVVTVAGPMDMRVGQERLDGFRAELRGQRRRYGAGLAEVGDFTVDGGRAATLTLLERWPDLDGVFAANDLMAAGALQALSAAGRSVPGQVRVVGFDDAPLAAAATPPLTTVRQPVVAMGRELARMVLALVDGAAQVEDVVVPTELVERATS; this comes from the coding sequence GTGCCGAGCCCGAGCGCGCCGACCCTGAGCTCCGTCGCCGAGCGGGCGGGGGTGTCGCGGGCCACGGCCGGACGGGTGCTCGCCGGGTACGGCAGGGTCAGCGACGCGGCGCGCGACGCAGTCCTGCGGGCCGCCTCGGAACTGGCCTACGTCCCCAACCAGGCGGCCCGCTCGCTGGTGACCCGGCGTGCCGGGTCGGTGGCCCTGGTCGTCGTCGAGCCCGTCGAGCGGTTCTTCGCCGACTCCTACTTCCCGCTGGTCCTCAGCGGGGCCCAGTCCCAGCTCGCCGAGCGGGAGGTCCAGCTCGTCCTGGTCGTCCTGTCGACCGAGCGCGAGCGCGAGCGGTTCGAGCGCTACGCCCGCGGCGGGCACGTCGACGGGGCGATCATGGTCTCGGTGCACGGGCCGGACCCGCTGCCGCAGCACCTGCGCGACGCGGGCATCCCCGTGGTGCTGTCCGGGCGCCCCTACGACGAGGCCAGCACGGTGCCGTTCGTCTCGGCCGACAACGTCGGCGGGGCCCGGACCGCGACCCGCCACCTGCTGGAGCGCGGCTGCCGGCGGGTGGTGACGGTCGCCGGGCCGATGGACATGCGGGTGGGGCAGGAGCGCCTGGACGGTTTCCGCGCCGAGCTGCGGGGCCAGCGCCGCCGGTACGGCGCGGGGCTGGCCGAGGTGGGCGACTTCACGGTGGACGGTGGGAGGGCCGCGACGCTGACCCTGCTGGAGCGCTGGCCCGACCTGGACGGGGTCTTCGCGGCGAACGACCTCATGGCCGCGGGGGCCCTGCAGGCGCTGTCGGCGGCCGGCCGATCCGTGCCGGGGCAGGTCCGCGTGGTGGGTTTCGACGACGCCCCGCTGGCGGCGGCCGCGACCCCGCCCCTGACGACGGTGCGCCAGCCGGTGGTCGCCATGGGGCGCGAGCTGGCGCGCATGGTGCTCGCCCTGGTCGACGGGGCCGCGCAGGTCGAGGACGTCGTCGTCCCGACGGAACTCGTCGAACGAGCCACCTCCTGA
- a CDS encoding ABC transporter substrate-binding protein translates to MPIERTTERTAERTTARTRRSKALAAAATTLVGALLITSCSTASSGANGASASDGKTHLTVSLFGTFGYEEAGLFDEYQKQNPDVTIQYESTQGESTYWPALQTKLASGNGAADVQGIEVGRIADVVANQGDEWTDLKGTAAGEQVANYPTWKSAAATTEDGKVLAVGTDIGPMALCYRSDLLGQAGLPTDPAQLAAKMGSWDDYLALGREFKGKAAAGTAWTDSAGGLYNAIISTQEEIYYDASGKLVWNSNPAVKKAFDTSATAATEGLTAKLDQFNDPAWDKGFGGGAFATIACPSWMVGYIKGKAGDAGSGKWNITSLPGGAGGNWGGSYLGIPKSSKNTEAAAKLVKWLTDPEQQAKVFEVGGNFPSNTKAFDLVSGATDEYFQGAPIGKIFSDAAQSAPTQVLGPKDAVVKTSLVQSLLSVETNGVSPADAWQAASKDLANQIG, encoded by the coding sequence ATGCCCATCGAACGGACCACTGAACGGACCGCTGAACGGACCACCGCACGCACCAGGCGCAGCAAGGCCCTCGCTGCCGCCGCGACCACCCTCGTCGGCGCGCTGCTCATCACCTCCTGCAGCACCGCCTCCTCCGGCGCGAACGGCGCCAGCGCCTCCGACGGCAAGACCCACCTGACGGTGAGCCTGTTCGGGACCTTCGGGTACGAGGAGGCCGGTCTGTTCGACGAGTACCAGAAGCAGAACCCCGACGTCACCATCCAGTACGAGTCCACGCAGGGGGAGAGCACCTACTGGCCGGCGCTGCAGACGAAGCTCGCCTCCGGCAACGGCGCGGCCGACGTCCAGGGCATCGAGGTCGGCCGCATCGCCGACGTCGTGGCCAACCAGGGCGACGAGTGGACCGACCTGAAGGGCACCGCCGCGGGGGAGCAGGTCGCGAACTACCCGACGTGGAAGTCCGCCGCCGCCACCACCGAGGACGGCAAGGTCCTGGCCGTCGGCACCGACATCGGCCCCATGGCGCTGTGCTACCGCAGCGACCTGCTCGGACAGGCCGGGTTGCCCACGGACCCCGCGCAGTTGGCCGCGAAGATGGGCAGCTGGGACGACTACCTCGCCCTCGGCCGGGAGTTCAAGGGCAAGGCCGCCGCCGGGACCGCGTGGACCGACTCCGCGGGCGGCCTCTACAACGCGATCATCTCCACGCAGGAGGAGATCTACTACGACGCCTCGGGCAAGCTCGTGTGGAACAGCAACCCGGCGGTGAAGAAGGCGTTCGACACCTCGGCGACCGCGGCGACGGAAGGCCTCACGGCCAAGCTGGACCAGTTCAACGACCCGGCCTGGGACAAGGGTTTCGGCGGTGGTGCGTTCGCCACCATCGCCTGCCCCTCCTGGATGGTCGGCTACATCAAGGGCAAGGCCGGTGACGCCGGTTCGGGCAAGTGGAACATCACCTCGCTGCCCGGCGGGGCCGGTGGGAACTGGGGTGGTTCCTACCTGGGGATCCCCAAGTCCAGCAAGAACACCGAGGCGGCCGCCAAGCTCGTGAAGTGGCTCACCGACCCCGAGCAGCAGGCCAAGGTGTTCGAGGTCGGCGGGAACTTCCCGTCGAACACGAAGGCGTTCGACCTCGTGTCCGGCGCCACCGACGAGTACTTCCAGGGCGCCCCGATCGGCAAGATCTTCTCCGACGCCGCGCAGTCGGCCCCCACGCAGGTCCTGGGTCCGAAGGACGCCGTCGTGAAGACCTCGCTGGTGCAGTCCCTGCTGTCGGTCGAGACCAACGGCGTCTCGCCGGCCGACGCCTGGCAGGCCGCGTCGAAGGACCTCGCCAACCAGATCGGCTGA
- a CDS encoding YihY/virulence factor BrkB family protein, with the protein MSGAVDQAKSAVSTVQRTFPARVYKRYGDARGNVLAGGIAYFAFFSVFPALALALTVIGLVMNGVPEFRDFITSNLVSGLNSYLPGLIHEGSSKAVEAAGDQPKGLYIDDYLSGGALTWGLVISAVTFVFTGLGWIDGMRQGVRAIYGEDTGGGNFLVVKLRDLGGMVIIGSGVLLSVVSVLATNGAGGALLDLLGFEPSTWSRWLLAVLGFVVALAIDTLTFLAVFRFLPGADLPVRDLLQGAVVGGVGIGLLKQFGTAIAGRSASGNAFLGAAATFVVLLVLMQLIARLVLLAAAWAATRAEDSGSLAPDLMAAARLLPPLGPEEPADHKGRVPFVSGLVLGVVGALALRRGRR; encoded by the coding sequence GTGAGCGGCGCGGTCGACCAGGCGAAGAGCGCGGTCAGCACCGTGCAGCGGACGTTCCCGGCCCGGGTCTACAAGCGGTACGGGGACGCGCGCGGCAACGTGCTCGCCGGCGGCATCGCGTACTTCGCCTTCTTCTCCGTCTTCCCGGCGCTGGCCCTGGCCCTGACCGTCATCGGGCTGGTGATGAACGGGGTGCCCGAGTTCCGGGACTTCATCACCTCCAACCTCGTCAGCGGGCTCAACAGCTACCTGCCGGGCCTGATCCACGAGGGGTCCTCGAAGGCCGTCGAGGCGGCGGGCGACCAGCCCAAGGGCCTCTACATCGACGACTACCTCTCCGGCGGCGCCCTGACCTGGGGCCTGGTCATCTCCGCGGTGACGTTCGTGTTCACGGGCCTGGGCTGGATCGACGGCATGCGCCAGGGCGTCCGCGCGATCTACGGCGAGGACACCGGCGGCGGCAACTTCCTCGTCGTCAAGCTGCGCGACCTCGGCGGCATGGTGATCATCGGCTCCGGCGTCCTGCTCTCGGTCGTCTCGGTGCTCGCCACCAACGGCGCGGGCGGCGCGCTGCTGGACCTGCTCGGCTTCGAGCCGTCCACGTGGTCGCGCTGGCTGCTGGCGGTCCTGGGCTTCGTCGTGGCCCTGGCCATCGACACCCTGACGTTCCTGGCCGTCTTCCGCTTCCTGCCCGGGGCCGACCTGCCGGTCCGCGACCTGCTGCAGGGCGCGGTCGTCGGGGGCGTCGGCATCGGGCTGCTCAAGCAGTTCGGCACGGCCATCGCCGGGCGCAGCGCCTCGGGCAACGCCTTCCTCGGCGCGGCGGCGACGTTCGTCGTCCTCCTGGTCCTCATGCAGCTCATCGCCCGGCTGGTGCTGCTCGCCGCGGCGTGGGCCGCGACCCGCGCCGAGGACTCCGGCTCGCTCGCCCCCGACCTCATGGCGGCGGCGCGGCTGCTGCCCCCGCTGGGGCCGGAGGAACCCGCCGACCACAAGGGTCGCGTGCCGTTCGTCTCGGGGCTCGTCCTCGGGGTCGTGGGAGCGCTGGCGCTGCGGCGGGGGCGGCGCTGA
- a CDS encoding carbohydrate ABC transporter permease encodes MSTPSTTAPPAPAGPRATPAPHLSLRSRLFRLEGVSAPYAYVAPFFLLFLAFGLFPLVYTMWISFHRYELGSQPEWTGLDNYTWLFSNPKFYNALLKTITIGVLSTVPQLLLAIGLAHLLNYRMRARNLFRVSMIMPYATSVAASTLVFAQIFGRDGGLANWLLSLVGLGGLDWRNGDLSAQIAIAVIVTWRWTGYNALIYLAGMQSISADLYEAAALDGANRWQQFLHVTLPGLRPTILFTVVVSTIGATQLFGEPLLFGGVNGGALNQYQTLGLFMYQQGWVFGSLGRAATVAWVTFLLIVVLVLVNTGLARWRDRDTEGARR; translated from the coding sequence GTGAGCACACCGAGCACGACCGCGCCCCCGGCTCCCGCCGGTCCCCGCGCGACCCCCGCGCCGCACCTGAGCCTGCGGTCGCGGCTGTTCCGCCTCGAGGGCGTCAGCGCTCCCTACGCCTACGTGGCCCCGTTCTTCCTGCTGTTCCTCGCCTTCGGGCTCTTCCCGCTCGTCTACACGATGTGGATCAGCTTCCACCGCTACGAGCTGGGGTCGCAGCCGGAGTGGACGGGGCTGGACAACTACACCTGGCTGTTCTCCAACCCGAAGTTCTACAACGCGCTGCTGAAGACCATCACCATCGGCGTCCTGTCCACCGTCCCGCAGCTGCTGCTGGCCATCGGGCTGGCCCACCTGCTGAACTACCGGATGCGTGCCCGCAACCTGTTCCGCGTCTCGATGATCATGCCGTACGCCACCTCCGTGGCCGCGTCCACCCTCGTGTTCGCGCAGATCTTCGGCCGCGACGGCGGGCTGGCGAACTGGCTGCTGTCCCTCGTCGGGCTCGGCGGGCTGGACTGGCGCAACGGCGACCTGAGCGCGCAGATCGCCATCGCCGTGATCGTCACCTGGCGCTGGACGGGGTACAACGCCCTCATCTACCTGGCCGGGATGCAGTCCATCTCCGCCGACCTGTACGAGGCGGCGGCCCTGGACGGGGCGAACCGCTGGCAGCAGTTCCTGCACGTCACCCTGCCGGGACTGCGCCCCACCATCCTGTTCACGGTCGTGGTCTCGACGATCGGGGCGACGCAGCTGTTCGGTGAACCGCTGCTGTTCGGCGGGGTCAACGGGGGAGCGCTGAACCAGTACCAGACGCTCGGGTTGTTCATGTACCAGCAGGGCTGGGTGTTCGGTTCCCTGGGCCGGGCCGCCACCGTCGCCTGGGTGACGTTCCTGCTCATCGTCGTCCTCGTCCTGGTCAACACCGGCCTGGCCCGCTGGCGCGACCGCGACACCGAAGGAGCCCGCCGATGA
- the fdhA gene encoding formaldehyde dehydrogenase, glutathione-independent, producing MSTTTSSDLSGSSSTPSGNRAVAYLGPGRVEVQTIDYPTFELKDGPGVNPANVGRKVDHGVILKLVATNICGSDQHMVRGRTTAPPNLVLGHEITGEIVEVGRDVEFLKVGDLVSVPFNIACGRCRNCKERKTGICENVNPDRPGSAYGYVDMGGWVGGQAEYVLVPYADFNCLRFADKDQAMEKILDLTMLSDIFPTGFHGAVTAGVGVGSTVYVAGAGPVGLAAAVGAQLLGAAVVIVGDLNAERLERARSFGCETVDVSKGDPKDQIEQILGVPEVDSGIDAVGFEARGHGAGSATEAPATVLNSLMGITKAGGALGIPGLYVTGDPGGVDEAAKRGSLSLDLGTGWAKSLSFTTGQCPVMKYHRQLMMAILHDKVQIAKAVGATPISLDEAPAAYAEFDAGAPKKFVIDPHGMIKR from the coding sequence ATGTCGACCACCACCTCGTCCGACCTCAGCGGCAGCAGCAGCACGCCCAGCGGGAACCGCGCCGTCGCCTACCTCGGGCCCGGCCGGGTCGAGGTCCAGACCATCGACTACCCGACCTTCGAGCTCAAGGACGGCCCGGGCGTGAACCCGGCCAACGTCGGCCGCAAGGTCGACCACGGCGTCATCCTCAAGCTCGTCGCGACGAACATCTGCGGTTCGGACCAGCACATGGTCCGCGGCCGGACGACCGCCCCGCCGAACCTCGTCCTCGGCCACGAGATCACCGGTGAGATCGTCGAGGTCGGCCGCGACGTGGAATTCCTGAAGGTCGGCGACCTCGTCTCCGTGCCGTTCAACATCGCCTGCGGCCGGTGCCGCAACTGCAAGGAACGCAAGACGGGCATCTGCGAGAACGTGAACCCCGACCGTCCGGGATCGGCGTACGGGTACGTCGACATGGGCGGCTGGGTCGGCGGGCAGGCCGAGTACGTGCTGGTGCCCTACGCGGACTTCAACTGCCTGCGGTTCGCCGACAAGGACCAGGCGATGGAGAAGATCCTCGACCTGACGATGCTCTCGGACATCTTCCCGACGGGTTTCCACGGCGCGGTCACCGCCGGCGTCGGCGTGGGGTCGACGGTGTACGTGGCCGGGGCCGGGCCGGTGGGTCTGGCCGCAGCCGTGGGCGCGCAACTGCTCGGTGCCGCCGTCGTCATCGTCGGCGACCTCAACGCCGAGCGCCTCGAGCGCGCGCGCAGCTTCGGCTGCGAGACCGTCGACGTCTCCAAGGGCGACCCGAAGGACCAGATCGAGCAGATCCTCGGGGTCCCCGAGGTCGACTCCGGGATCGACGCCGTCGGTTTCGAGGCCCGCGGCCACGGGGCGGGGTCGGCGACGGAGGCCCCCGCGACGGTGCTCAACTCGCTCATGGGCATCACCAAGGCCGGCGGGGCGCTGGGCATCCCCGGGCTCTACGTGACCGGCGACCCCGGCGGGGTCGACGAGGCGGCCAAGCGCGGGTCGCTGTCGCTGGACCTGGGGACCGGGTGGGCCAAGTCGCTGTCCTTCACCACCGGTCAGTGCCCGGTCATGAAGTACCACCGGCAGCTCATGATGGCGATCCTGCACGACAAGGTGCAGATCGCGAAGGCCGTCGGGGCGACGCCGATCTCGCTGGACGAGGCCCCCGCCGCGTACGCCGAGTTCGACGCCGGGGCGCCCAAGAAGTTCGTCATCGACCCGCACGGGATGATCAAGCGCTGA
- a CDS encoding GH1 family beta-glucosidase: MTTTEENPAVETPGETAEGAGARRFPPGFVWGTATAAYQVEGAVAEDGRTPSIWDTYSHTPGRVAGGDTGDVADDHYHRFREDIALMQRLGLTSYRFSVAWPRITPQVGADALGPVNEAGLAFYSTLVDELLAAGIEPAVTLYHWDLPQALEDAGGWTSRRTAERFAEYAGVVAGALGDRVRTFITLNEPWCSAYLGYASGVHAPGRTEPAAALAAVHHLNLAHGLGAAAVRRAAPGARVALTLNLAWVRTEGARKSDADAVRRVDGLQNRVFLDPVLRGSYPADVLADTAAVTDWSFVREGDLALIHQPLDVLGVNYYSPTVVRAWDGTSPRAEADGHGNSAHSPWVACADVEFPELPGDKTAMGWSVDPRGMTELLLRLHREHPGLELLVTENGAAYDDVVVAGPVTGQVHDVERTRYLRDHLAAVLDAVEAGAPVTGYYLWSFLDNFEWGYGFSKRFGIVHVDYATQERTLKDSALWYASVVGANAVPTALRG, encoded by the coding sequence GTGACCACCACCGAAGAGAACCCCGCCGTCGAGACCCCCGGCGAGACCGCCGAGGGCGCCGGGGCGCGCCGCTTCCCGCCCGGTTTCGTCTGGGGGACCGCCACCGCCGCCTACCAGGTCGAGGGGGCGGTGGCCGAGGACGGCCGCACCCCCTCGATCTGGGACACCTACAGCCACACCCCCGGCCGCGTCGCGGGCGGGGACACCGGCGACGTCGCCGACGACCACTACCACCGGTTCCGCGAGGACATCGCCCTCATGCAGCGGCTGGGGCTGACCTCCTACCGGTTCTCCGTCGCCTGGCCGCGCATCACCCCGCAGGTGGGCGCGGACGCGCTCGGCCCCGTCAACGAGGCGGGCCTGGCGTTCTACTCCACGCTGGTCGACGAACTGCTGGCCGCCGGGATCGAACCCGCGGTCACGCTCTACCACTGGGACCTGCCGCAGGCCCTGGAGGACGCGGGGGGCTGGACGTCGCGCCGCACCGCCGAGCGGTTCGCCGAGTACGCCGGGGTCGTCGCCGGCGCCTTGGGGGACCGCGTGCGGACGTTCATCACGCTCAACGAGCCGTGGTGCTCGGCCTACCTGGGCTACGCCTCCGGCGTGCACGCCCCCGGGCGCACCGAACCGGCCGCTGCGCTCGCCGCGGTGCACCACCTCAACCTGGCCCACGGGCTGGGAGCGGCGGCGGTCCGCCGGGCGGCACCGGGCGCGCGGGTGGCCCTGACCCTGAACCTGGCGTGGGTGCGCACCGAGGGGGCGCGCAAGAGCGACGCCGACGCGGTGCGCCGCGTCGACGGGTTGCAGAACCGGGTGTTCCTCGACCCGGTCCTGCGGGGCAGCTACCCGGCCGACGTGCTGGCCGACACCGCGGCCGTCACCGACTGGTCCTTCGTGCGCGAAGGCGACCTGGCCCTGATCCACCAGCCGCTGGACGTGCTGGGCGTGAACTACTACAGCCCGACCGTCGTGCGCGCCTGGGACGGCACGTCCCCGCGCGCCGAGGCCGACGGGCACGGGAACAGCGCGCACAGCCCCTGGGTGGCGTGCGCGGACGTCGAGTTCCCCGAACTGCCCGGCGACAAGACGGCGATGGGCTGGAGCGTCGACCCGCGCGGCATGACCGAACTGCTGCTGCGCCTGCACCGCGAGCACCCCGGCCTGGAACTGCTCGTCACCGAGAACGGGGCGGCCTACGACGACGTCGTCGTCGCCGGCCCAGTCACCGGGCAGGTCCACGACGTCGAGCGCACCCGCTACCTGCGCGACCACCTCGCGGCCGTGCTCGACGCCGTGGAGGCCGGGGCCCCCGTGACCGGCTACTACCTGTGGTCCTTCCTGGACAACTTCGAGTGGGGGTACGGGTTCTCCAAGCGGTTCGGCATCGTCCACGTCGACTACGCGACCCAGGAGCGCACCCTGAAGGACAGCGCCCTGTGGTACGCCTCGGTCGTGGGCGCGAACGCGGTGCCGACGGCGCTCAGAGGCTGA
- a CDS encoding MBL fold metallo-hydrolase yields the protein MELTKHTHATVVLTKDGASLLIDPGAYTPNTPELLAAADAVLFTHDHPDHVDVDALRAELGRRPDLPVFGPASVTDAVPQVRTVGAGDSFDAAGFAVSVFGGQHAVIHADLPPMQNVAFLVDGDVYHPGDSYEVPGVEVRTLLVPTSGPWAKLGEGVDFVRAVKPQRAIAVHDLMLSETGRGSTSQFTGQLTGTPLEIVPVGSTVSL from the coding sequence ATGGAGCTCACCAAGCACACCCACGCCACGGTCGTCCTGACCAAGGACGGCGCGTCGCTGCTCATCGACCCGGGTGCCTACACGCCGAACACCCCCGAGCTGCTCGCCGCGGCCGACGCGGTGCTGTTCACGCACGACCACCCCGACCACGTCGACGTCGACGCCCTGCGCGCCGAACTGGGCCGGCGCCCCGACCTGCCCGTCTTCGGCCCGGCCAGCGTCACCGACGCGGTGCCGCAGGTCCGCACGGTCGGCGCCGGCGACAGCTTCGACGCGGCCGGTTTCGCGGTCTCGGTCTTCGGCGGGCAGCACGCCGTCATCCACGCCGACCTGCCGCCGATGCAGAACGTCGCGTTCCTCGTCGACGGCGACGTGTACCACCCGGGCGACTCCTACGAGGTCCCCGGCGTCGAGGTGCGGACGCTGCTGGTGCCCACGAGCGGGCCGTGGGCCAAGCTCGGCGAGGGCGTCGACTTCGTGCGCGCCGTGAAGCCGCAGCGGGCCATCGCCGTCCACGACCTCATGCTCTCCGAGACCGGCCGGGGCAGCACGTCGCAGTTCACCGGGCAGCTGACCGGGACGCCGCTGGAGATCGTCCCGGTCGGCTCCACCGTCAGCCTCTGA
- a CDS encoding MarR family winged helix-turn-helix transcriptional regulator — MSTEDLAHDLRLVVGALSRSVNAQNTLSPIRSVVLGTLAREGAMTSSDLAARRRVRPQTMAVTVKELLGLGYLTTRAHPVDGRKVLLDLSPAGREAIAADRAGRVGRLADGLRAHVGAGDLAVLTDAVHVLAALAERLGGPLDEPLATVRPTPWDAPGDGSAARDD, encoded by the coding sequence ATGAGCACCGAGGACCTGGCCCACGACCTGCGTCTCGTCGTCGGGGCGCTCAGCCGCTCGGTCAACGCGCAGAACACCCTGTCGCCCATCCGCTCCGTCGTCCTCGGGACCCTGGCCCGCGAGGGCGCCATGACCAGCTCGGACCTCGCCGCCCGCCGCCGCGTGCGCCCCCAGACGATGGCCGTCACCGTCAAGGAACTCCTCGGCCTGGGCTACCTCACCACCCGCGCCCACCCCGTCGACGGCCGCAAGGTCCTGCTCGACCTCAGCCCCGCGGGGCGGGAGGCGATCGCGGCCGACCGCGCCGGACGCGTCGGGCGCCTCGCCGACGGCCTGCGCGCTCACGTCGGCGCGGGCGACCTCGCCGTGCTCACCGACGCCGTCCACGTCCTCGCCGCCCTCGCCGAGCGACTCGGCGGCCCCCTCGACGAACCCCTCGCCACCGTCCGGCCCACGCCGTGGGACGCGCCGGGGGACGGCTCGGCGGCCCGGGACGACTGA
- a CDS encoding carbohydrate ABC transporter permease: MSATSVREAALAAPPPPGGRRRRYRAPDAAGPATYVLLAVTAVLFVVPFYYMIVAASRPMAEMNTSPPPFLPGPYLWQNITTALNQQAIGLSIVNSLVVSGITTAGTLLFCTLAGFAFAKLRFRGKKALFAITIGTLMIPPSLGVVPLYKLMSDWHLAGRLESVILPSLVSAFGVFFMRQYLVQTLPDELLEAAKVDGASSTRTVVSIVLPIARPGMAVLGMLTFMTSWNDFFWPVITLNSTTPTVQVALNNLGSGYVPDTSIIMAGTLVGTLPVIVVFLLLGRQIVGGIIAGAVKG, encoded by the coding sequence ATGAGCGCCACCTCCGTCCGCGAGGCCGCCTTGGCCGCGCCGCCTCCCCCCGGGGGGCGCCGCCGCCGCTACCGCGCCCCCGACGCCGCGGGCCCGGCGACGTACGTGCTGCTCGCCGTCACGGCCGTCCTGTTCGTCGTGCCCTTCTACTACATGATCGTGGCCGCCAGCCGGCCCATGGCGGAGATGAACACCTCGCCGCCGCCGTTCCTGCCCGGGCCGTACCTGTGGCAGAACATCACGACCGCCCTGAACCAGCAGGCCATCGGGCTGTCCATCGTGAACTCCCTCGTCGTCTCGGGGATCACCACGGCGGGGACCCTGCTGTTCTGCACTCTCGCCGGTTTTGCGTTCGCCAAGCTGCGGTTCCGCGGCAAGAAGGCGCTGTTCGCCATCACCATCGGGACCCTGATGATCCCGCCGTCCCTGGGCGTCGTGCCGCTGTACAAGCTGATGTCGGACTGGCACCTGGCGGGCCGGCTGGAGTCGGTGATCCTACCGTCCCTGGTCAGCGCGTTCGGGGTGTTCTTCATGCGGCAGTACCTCGTCCAGACGCTGCCCGACGAACTCCTGGAGGCCGCCAAGGTCGACGGGGCGTCCTCGACGCGCACCGTCGTCAGCATCGTGCTGCCCATCGCCCGCCCGGGCATGGCGGTCCTGGGGATGCTGACCTTCATGACGAGCTGGAACGACTTCTTCTGGCCCGTCATCACCCTGAACTCCACGACCCCGACGGTCCAGGTGGCGCTGAACAACCTGGGCAGCGGCTACGTCCCGGACACCTCGATCATCATGGCCGGCACCCTCGTCGGCACCCTGCCCGTCATCGTCGTGTTCCTGCTGCTGGGCCGGCAGATCGTCGGCGGCATCATCGCCGGCGCCGTCAAGGGCTGA